The following coding sequences lie in one Lolium perenne isolate Kyuss_39 chromosome 2, Kyuss_2.0, whole genome shotgun sequence genomic window:
- the LOC127331040 gene encoding dihydrolipoyllysine-residue succinyltransferase component of 2-oxoglutarate dehydrogenase complex 1, mitochondrial isoform X1 gives MASRIASRLLRRHGPTLGLLRSYTHVRNYSSQLSGLIPAGPQSSKLTRRHYYFPNASPYQLWSRSFASDSGEKFEAVVPFMGESVTDGTLATFLKKPGDRVEADEAIAQIETDKVTIDVSSPEAGVLEKYIASEGDTVTPGTIVAIVSKSEAPAETHVAPSEEAAPKESPPAKVEEKSPKVEAKAPKVEPPKKQAPKPTPSKTSPTEPQLPPKERERRVPMPRLRKRIANRLKDSQNTFAMLTTFNEVDMTNLMKLRSDYKDEFVKKHGVKLGLMSCFVKAAVSGLQNQPIVNAVIDGDDIIYRDYVDVSVAVGTSKGLVVPVIRDADTMNFADIEKGINNLAKKATEGALSIDEMAGGTFTISNGGVYGSLISTPIINPPQSAILGMHSIVQRPVVVDGNILARPMMYLALTYDHRLIDGREAVYFLRRIKDLVEDPRRFLLDI, from the exons ATGGCGTCCCGCATCGCCtctcgcctcctccgccgccacgGCCCC ACACTGGGCCTCCTGAGGAGCTATACACATGTCAGGAACTACAGCAGTCAGCTTTCAG GTCTTATTCCAGCTGGTCCCCAAAGCTCTAAGCTGACAAG AAGGCACTATTACTTCCCAAATGCCTCTCCTTACCAACTCTGGAGTAGGTCATTTGCATCAGACAGTG GAGAAAAGTTTGAAGCTGTTGTACCTTTCATGGGTGAATCTGTAACTGATGGAACTCTTGCTACCTTCTTAAAGA AACCTGGTGACAGAGTTGAAGCTGATGAGGCCATAGCCCAGATTGAAACTGATAAG GTCACCATAGATGTTTCTAGTCCTGAGGCTGGTGTTCTTGAAAAG TATATTGCTAGTGAAGGGGATACAGTTACTCCAGGTACCATAGTTGCTATTGTATCGAAGTCTGAAGCACCGGCTGAAACACATGTTGCCCCATCTGaggaggcggcaccaaaagaatcACCTCCAGCAAAAGTTGAAGAGAAATCACCAAAAGTAGAAGCGAAAGCACCGAAAGTTGAGCCTCCGAAGAAGCAAGCACCAAAGCCAActccttcaaaaacctcccctacAGAACCACAGCTTCCTCCAAAAGAACGAGAGCGGCGG GTGCCAATGCCGAGGCTCAGGAAGCGCATTGCCAACCGTTTGAAGGATTCCCAGAACACATTTGCAATGCTGACCACATTCAATGAAGTTGACAT GACCAATTTGATGAAGCTAAGGTCTGATTATAAAGATGAATTTGTCAAGAAGCATGGTGTGAAGTTGGGTCTGATGTCTTGCTTTGTCAAG GCTGCTGTTTCTGGACTGCAGAACCAGCCAATCGTGAATGCTGTAATTGACGGTGATGACATCATATACAGAGACTACGTTGACGTTAGTGTTGCTGTTGGCACTTCCAag GGTCTTGTGGTGCCAGTTATCCGAGATGCTGATACAATGAACTTTGCTGACATTGAGAAAGGGATAAACAACCTTGCAAAGAAGGCTACTGAGGGGGCACTGTCAATTGACGAGATGGCAGGAGGAACATTCACCATCTCCAATGGTGGCGTCTACGGAAGCCTTATTAGCACGCCTATCATCAACCCCCCGCAG TCAGCGATTCTCGGGATGCATTCCATTGTGCAACGCCCTGTGGTCGTGGATGGCAACATCCTAGCGAGGCCCATGATGTACCTTGCTCTGACATACGACCACAGGCTTATCGACGGCAGAGAGGCTGTCTACTTCCTGCGCCGCATCAAGGACTTGGTCGAAGACCCACGGAGGTTCCTCCTCGACATATAA
- the LOC127331040 gene encoding dihydrolipoyllysine-residue succinyltransferase component of 2-oxoglutarate dehydrogenase complex 1, mitochondrial isoform X2, with the protein MASRIASRLLRRHGPTLGLLRSYTHVRNYSSQLSGLIPAGPQSSKLTRHYYFPNASPYQLWSRSFASDSGEKFEAVVPFMGESVTDGTLATFLKKPGDRVEADEAIAQIETDKVTIDVSSPEAGVLEKYIASEGDTVTPGTIVAIVSKSEAPAETHVAPSEEAAPKESPPAKVEEKSPKVEAKAPKVEPPKKQAPKPTPSKTSPTEPQLPPKERERRVPMPRLRKRIANRLKDSQNTFAMLTTFNEVDMTNLMKLRSDYKDEFVKKHGVKLGLMSCFVKAAVSGLQNQPIVNAVIDGDDIIYRDYVDVSVAVGTSKGLVVPVIRDADTMNFADIEKGINNLAKKATEGALSIDEMAGGTFTISNGGVYGSLISTPIINPPQSAILGMHSIVQRPVVVDGNILARPMMYLALTYDHRLIDGREAVYFLRRIKDLVEDPRRFLLDI; encoded by the exons ATGGCGTCCCGCATCGCCtctcgcctcctccgccgccacgGCCCC ACACTGGGCCTCCTGAGGAGCTATACACATGTCAGGAACTACAGCAGTCAGCTTTCAG GTCTTATTCCAGCTGGTCCCCAAAGCTCTAAGCTGACAAG GCACTATTACTTCCCAAATGCCTCTCCTTACCAACTCTGGAGTAGGTCATTTGCATCAGACAGTG GAGAAAAGTTTGAAGCTGTTGTACCTTTCATGGGTGAATCTGTAACTGATGGAACTCTTGCTACCTTCTTAAAGA AACCTGGTGACAGAGTTGAAGCTGATGAGGCCATAGCCCAGATTGAAACTGATAAG GTCACCATAGATGTTTCTAGTCCTGAGGCTGGTGTTCTTGAAAAG TATATTGCTAGTGAAGGGGATACAGTTACTCCAGGTACCATAGTTGCTATTGTATCGAAGTCTGAAGCACCGGCTGAAACACATGTTGCCCCATCTGaggaggcggcaccaaaagaatcACCTCCAGCAAAAGTTGAAGAGAAATCACCAAAAGTAGAAGCGAAAGCACCGAAAGTTGAGCCTCCGAAGAAGCAAGCACCAAAGCCAActccttcaaaaacctcccctacAGAACCACAGCTTCCTCCAAAAGAACGAGAGCGGCGG GTGCCAATGCCGAGGCTCAGGAAGCGCATTGCCAACCGTTTGAAGGATTCCCAGAACACATTTGCAATGCTGACCACATTCAATGAAGTTGACAT GACCAATTTGATGAAGCTAAGGTCTGATTATAAAGATGAATTTGTCAAGAAGCATGGTGTGAAGTTGGGTCTGATGTCTTGCTTTGTCAAG GCTGCTGTTTCTGGACTGCAGAACCAGCCAATCGTGAATGCTGTAATTGACGGTGATGACATCATATACAGAGACTACGTTGACGTTAGTGTTGCTGTTGGCACTTCCAag GGTCTTGTGGTGCCAGTTATCCGAGATGCTGATACAATGAACTTTGCTGACATTGAGAAAGGGATAAACAACCTTGCAAAGAAGGCTACTGAGGGGGCACTGTCAATTGACGAGATGGCAGGAGGAACATTCACCATCTCCAATGGTGGCGTCTACGGAAGCCTTATTAGCACGCCTATCATCAACCCCCCGCAG TCAGCGATTCTCGGGATGCATTCCATTGTGCAACGCCCTGTGGTCGTGGATGGCAACATCCTAGCGAGGCCCATGATGTACCTTGCTCTGACATACGACCACAGGCTTATCGACGGCAGAGAGGCTGTCTACTTCCTGCGCCGCATCAAGGACTTGGTCGAAGACCCACGGAGGTTCCTCCTCGACATATAA